A region from the Candidatus Hydrogenedentota bacterium genome encodes:
- a CDS encoding type IV pilus twitching motility protein PilT: MLTLKKILAYAVQNGASDAHLTVGSPPAVRIDGDIRFLDTDTLTPQDTLGYLDEIMDERQKEQFLRTGDSDLALGVSGLGRFRVNVLRQRGSVGIVMRHVRGKILNFEDLYLPPVMNNIANYPRGLVLITGTTGSGKSTTLASLIDWINDRKRVHIVTLEDPIEFLHTNKKSIITQREISIDTKDFHVALRAAMREDPDVILVGEMRDAETFQAAISAAETGHLVFSTLHTTNAMMTMDRIMDMFPSNQQPQVRSQLSLQLRASIAQRLLQAASGKGRIPAVEVMINNPGIAALIRENNMRQIPVALAAGAAEGMQTFNMSLAGLLKRKLITKEEAMWNSDNPDELEMTLQGVHLSKDRGGILKR, from the coding sequence ATGTTGACGCTGAAGAAGATTCTCGCATATGCGGTGCAAAACGGCGCTTCGGACGCGCATCTGACGGTGGGCAGTCCGCCCGCGGTACGTATCGACGGCGATATCCGCTTTCTCGATACCGATACGCTCACGCCGCAGGATACACTGGGCTATCTCGACGAGATTATGGACGAACGCCAGAAGGAGCAATTCCTGCGCACGGGCGACTCCGACCTGGCGCTGGGCGTGTCCGGATTGGGCCGTTTCCGTGTGAACGTACTGCGGCAGCGCGGCTCGGTTGGCATTGTGATGCGCCACGTGCGTGGTAAGATCCTGAATTTCGAGGATCTTTATCTGCCGCCGGTCATGAACAATATCGCGAATTATCCGCGTGGCCTTGTTCTGATTACGGGTACTACGGGCAGCGGCAAATCGACGACACTGGCGTCGCTCATCGATTGGATCAACGATCGGAAGCGGGTGCATATCGTTACGCTCGAAGACCCCATCGAATTTCTGCATACAAACAAGAAGAGCATCATCACGCAGCGCGAGATTTCAATCGACACGAAAGACTTCCACGTGGCGCTGCGCGCGGCAATGCGCGAAGACCCCGATGTCATCCTCGTCGGTGAAATGCGTGACGCGGAAACGTTCCAGGCGGCCATATCCGCCGCCGAAACGGGCCACCTGGTTTTCAGCACGCTGCACACGACCAATGCCATGATGACCATGGACCGCATCATGGACATGTTCCCGTCGAATCAGCAGCCGCAGGTGCGGTCTCAATTGTCGCTGCAACTGCGCGCATCCATCGCGCAGCGCCTCCTGCAGGCCGCGTCGGGCAAGGGCCGGATTCCCGCTGTCGAGGTCATGATTAACAACCCCGGCATCGCGGCGCTGATTCGTGAAAACAACATGCGCCAGATTCCGGTCGCCTTGGCGGCGGGCGCGGCTGAGGGGATGCAGACCTTCAACATGAGCCTCGCGGGGTTGCTCAAGCGGAAGCTCATCACGAAGGAGGAGGCGATGTGGAATTCCGACAATCCGGACGAACTCGAGATGACGCTGCAAGGGGTTCATCTGAGCAAGGACCGGGGCGGAATCCTGAAGCGATAG
- a CDS encoding DegT/DnrJ/EryC1/StrS family aminotransferase, whose product MTDSSRLAVHGGAPVRDESKRPWPKWPVFAERERAALLEVLDSGNWWFGERVRRFEQGYAAFQGAAQCISCTSGTTALEIVLQALGVQPGDEIITTPYTFVATASAIIRLKAIPVFVDVDASWCLNPELIEAAMTPRTKGIIPVHFGGRICDMDRVNAIAGKHGLFVLEDACHAWGGRWQGRGAGVLGKCGVFSFQHSKNITAGEGGAIVTDDEDFALLCRSLVNCGRDPVKGWYLHVNFGTNARLTEFAAAILEAQLERMDEQTNQRERNAAILNAALAGLEGLEPQPNDPRITRRPYHLYCLRIQPERFGCSRERFIEAARAEGLPIAAGYPMPLYKQPAFESAPFRDYSTCRCPQAEDLCDRSGMWLRHALLLGSEENMQDIIEIARKIKKYARELRE is encoded by the coding sequence ATGACGGATTCTTCCCGGCTGGCGGTGCACGGCGGTGCGCCCGTGCGCGACGAGTCAAAGCGTCCCTGGCCCAAGTGGCCCGTTTTCGCCGAACGTGAGCGCGCGGCGTTGCTGGAAGTGCTCGACAGCGGCAACTGGTGGTTTGGCGAACGCGTCCGCCGCTTCGAACAGGGATACGCCGCGTTCCAGGGCGCGGCTCAGTGCATTTCGTGCACGAGCGGTACGACTGCGCTTGAGATTGTGCTGCAAGCGCTGGGCGTGCAGCCCGGCGATGAGATCATCACCACACCGTACACGTTTGTCGCCACGGCCTCGGCGATTATCCGGCTGAAAGCGATTCCCGTCTTTGTCGATGTCGACGCTTCCTGGTGTCTCAACCCGGAACTCATCGAAGCCGCGATGACACCGCGGACGAAGGGCATCATCCCGGTTCATTTCGGCGGCCGCATCTGCGACATGGACCGGGTCAATGCGATTGCGGGCAAACACGGGCTTTTCGTGCTGGAGGACGCCTGTCACGCCTGGGGCGGGCGCTGGCAGGGCCGCGGCGCGGGCGTGCTCGGCAAGTGCGGCGTGTTCAGCTTCCAGCACTCGAAGAACATCACGGCGGGCGAGGGCGGCGCAATCGTCACGGACGACGAGGACTTCGCGCTGTTGTGCCGTTCTCTGGTGAATTGCGGACGCGACCCGGTGAAAGGCTGGTATCTTCACGTGAATTTTGGGACAAATGCCCGCCTCACGGAGTTCGCCGCCGCGATTCTCGAGGCGCAACTCGAACGGATGGACGAACAGACGAATCAACGGGAGCGCAATGCCGCCATCTTGAATGCGGCCCTTGCCGGGCTCGAAGGGCTCGAACCGCAGCCGAACGACCCGCGCATCACGCGGCGGCCCTACCATCTATACTGTCTGCGCATCCAACCTGAGAGATTCGGCTGTTCCCGCGAGCGATTCATCGAGGCCGCGCGCGCAGAGGGTCTGCCGATAGCCGCGGGGTACCCGATGCCCTTGTACAAGCAGCCGGCGTTTGAAAGCGCGCCTTTCCGCGACTACAGCACATGCCGGTGCCCGCAGGCCGAGGATCTGTGCGACCGCAGCGGCATGTGGCTGCGGCATGCATTGCTTCTGGGTTCCGAAGAGAACATGCAGGACATCATTGAAATTGCCCGCAAGATCAAAAAATACGCACGGGAACTGCGCGAGTAG
- a CDS encoding CBS domain-containing protein → MNIIRDAVRKWEPFWVEADATVRDAVRELCERKIGAAAVKSGDELAGVFSERDVLVRVINKALDPGKVRVRDVMSTAVNVVHLEDEGRMAKAIMVTHHVRHLIVVDSNNQYCGILSMRDLMEADVRDCQDLIHELNERYYEQKYAEKWRISSNRVIIESYKPEQTPAHR, encoded by the coding sequence ATGAATATTATTCGAGACGCAGTGCGGAAGTGGGAGCCCTTCTGGGTAGAGGCCGATGCCACGGTGCGCGACGCGGTGCGCGAACTGTGCGAGCGCAAGATAGGCGCGGCGGCCGTCAAGAGCGGAGACGAACTCGCCGGCGTGTTCTCCGAGCGCGACGTGCTTGTCCGCGTGATTAACAAGGCACTTGATCCCGGCAAGGTGCGGGTCCGCGATGTCATGAGCACGGCCGTGAATGTCGTGCATCTCGAGGATGAGGGCCGCATGGCAAAGGCGATCATGGTGACCCACCATGTTCGTCACCTCATAGTCGTGGACAGCAATAACCAATATTGCGGCATCCTGTCGATGCGCGATCTGATGGAGGCCGATGTCCGCGACTGCCAGGACCTGATTCACGAGTTGAATGAGCGGTACTACGAGCAGAAGTACGCGGAAAAGTGGCGCATCTCTTCGAACCGGGTGATTATCGAATCGTACAAACCGGAACAGACACCCGCCCATCGCTGA
- a CDS encoding branched-chain amino acid transaminase, whose amino-acid sequence MAKMYPAPIAYHEGRYVPTEEAQVSILTHAFNYGTGLFEGIRGYYVPEEDGILIFRLKEHVERFVRNFNILCMEIPEGRQEIENVCVELVRRCGFKEGVYIRPICYKSEHSLGPTVRGVTSSFSCYVIKLGDYVNITDGLDVAVSSWRRLSDNAIPSRAKSTGSYINSSLAATEAKQAGFHEAIFLRDNGMVAEGSAMNLFMVQNGQLITTPPTSDILVGITRNTVMELAADELKLPVIERDIARTELYVCDELFFCGTGAQVAPVRSVDRRLIGDGKPGPVTNKLQELYFNVVAGKVPKYRHWCTPVR is encoded by the coding sequence ATGGCCAAAATGTATCCCGCCCCCATTGCGTACCACGAGGGACGGTATGTGCCGACCGAGGAAGCCCAAGTCAGCATCCTGACTCATGCCTTCAATTACGGTACAGGGCTCTTCGAGGGCATTCGCGGCTACTACGTTCCAGAAGAGGACGGCATTCTTATTTTCCGCCTGAAGGAGCACGTGGAGCGGTTCGTACGCAATTTCAACATTCTGTGCATGGAAATCCCCGAAGGCCGGCAAGAAATTGAGAACGTCTGCGTCGAACTCGTGCGCCGGTGCGGATTCAAAGAAGGCGTCTATATCCGGCCAATCTGCTACAAGAGCGAACATTCGCTAGGCCCGACGGTTCGCGGCGTGACGAGCAGCTTTTCCTGCTACGTCATTAAGCTTGGCGATTACGTGAATATCACGGACGGTTTGGACGTGGCCGTGTCCTCTTGGCGGCGTTTGTCGGATAACGCCATTCCCAGCCGCGCCAAGTCCACCGGCAGCTACATCAACTCTTCGCTCGCGGCAACGGAGGCGAAGCAGGCCGGATTTCACGAAGCGATCTTCCTGCGCGACAACGGGATGGTTGCCGAGGGCAGCGCCATGAACCTGTTCATGGTGCAGAACGGCCAGCTGATTACGACACCGCCCACTTCGGATATCCTGGTTGGCATAACGCGCAACACGGTGATGGAACTGGCGGCGGATGAACTGAAATTGCCCGTTATCGAGCGCGACATCGCGCGGACCGAGCTTTACGTGTGCGACGAGCTCTTTTTCTGCGGCACGGGCGCGCAGGTCGCGCCGGTGCGGTCGGTGGACCGCCGCCTGATCGGAGACGGCAAACCGGGCCCGGTCACCAACAAGTTGCAGGAACTGTATTTCAACGTAGTGGCCGGAAAGGTCCCCAAGTACCGCCATTGGTGCACCCCGGTACGTTGA
- a CDS encoding class II aldolase/adducin family protein, producing MNEPELRACMCEVGRQLCAKNFVAATDGNISVRLADDRFLCTPSGVSKGRMRPSDILIADGAGRKLDGPGKVTSEFFTHLAAYEERPDILSVVHAHPPTALALTLAGISMEAPVIPEVVVAFGAVPTAPYATSGTKEGAEAIRDYIRQCDVVLLYRHGAVTVGQDPWDACNRMEKLEHAAEILYKVYLLGKEPPHLTRPQIDRLIACRTSYGPGGKTFRIPGVEQ from the coding sequence ATGAACGAACCGGAACTGCGCGCTTGCATGTGCGAAGTGGGCAGGCAGCTTTGCGCAAAGAATTTCGTCGCCGCAACGGACGGCAACATCAGCGTCCGGCTCGCAGATGACCGTTTCCTCTGCACGCCCAGCGGCGTCAGCAAGGGCAGGATGCGCCCCTCCGATATCCTTATCGCGGACGGAGCGGGCCGGAAACTGGACGGGCCCGGGAAAGTCACATCGGAATTCTTTACGCATCTCGCCGCGTATGAAGAACGCCCGGATATCCTCAGCGTGGTGCACGCGCACCCGCCCACGGCGCTGGCCTTGACGCTGGCGGGTATCTCGATGGAAGCGCCCGTCATTCCCGAAGTCGTGGTTGCGTTCGGCGCGGTGCCGACCGCACCTTACGCAACGTCCGGCACGAAAGAGGGCGCGGAAGCAATCCGCGACTACATCAGGCAGTGCGACGTAGTGCTGCTCTACCGTCACGGCGCGGTCACCGTGGGACAGGACCCGTGGGACGCCTGCAACCGGATGGAGAAGCTGGAACACGCGGCCGAGATTCTTTACAAGGTGTATTTGCTGGGCAAGGAACCGCCGCATTTGACGCGGCCTCAGATTGACCGCTTGATTGCGTGCCGCACTTCTTACGGCCCCGGCGGCAAGACCTTTCGCATCCCCGGCGTCGAACAGTAA
- a CDS encoding aspartate aminotransferase family protein translates to MNAATRPEELLTLKAAYLMPCVYHFYRQPPVIVSGEGAFLADSTGKRYLDCYSGVTVMSAGHGNTEILDVAITQLRRLQHTTTIYLTEPMLRLAERLAAIAPGAIRRTFFCASGSEANETAMLLASLATGRHGIIALTDALHGRTNWAMSVTGLDMWRTSSHLLEDVRFAPHPFCASCPLRASLPSCEYACIARMETLIEEMGPENVAAVVAEPIQGNGGIIVPPEGYWQRVRRLCDRYGILLIFDEVQTAMNRTGRWFGSEHWDTIPDIVTMAKALGNGLPIAAVMATDAIAQAYTRPGAATFGANPVSCAAALATLEFHERERLGERALRLGAEFREGLEQLARAWPCLTRVRGKGMMTGVDVVAGGGEADGARCDAVLELLKDLGFLAGKTGRDRNTLTFMPPLVVEAADLQRLLDAVNRAVRETKK, encoded by the coding sequence ATGAATGCCGCGACGCGCCCGGAAGAACTGCTCACGCTCAAGGCGGCTTACCTGATGCCCTGCGTATACCACTTTTACCGGCAGCCGCCGGTCATTGTCTCGGGCGAAGGCGCTTTCCTGGCCGATTCGACCGGGAAACGCTACCTTGATTGCTACAGCGGGGTAACCGTCATGAGCGCGGGCCACGGTAACACCGAGATACTCGACGTGGCCATCACCCAATTGCGGCGGCTTCAGCACACGACCACGATCTATCTGACGGAACCGATGTTGCGGCTCGCGGAGCGGCTGGCGGCTATCGCGCCGGGCGCGATCAGGCGCACGTTCTTCTGCGCGAGCGGTTCAGAGGCCAACGAGACCGCCATGTTGCTCGCGTCGCTTGCCACGGGTCGGCACGGGATCATCGCGCTCACGGACGCGCTGCACGGCAGGACCAACTGGGCGATGAGCGTGACCGGACTGGACATGTGGCGCACCAGCTCGCATCTTCTGGAGGACGTGCGATTCGCGCCGCATCCTTTTTGCGCGAGCTGCCCGCTGCGCGCGTCCCTTCCTTCGTGCGAGTACGCGTGCATCGCGCGCATGGAAACCCTAATTGAGGAAATGGGCCCGGAAAACGTCGCGGCCGTGGTCGCCGAACCCATCCAGGGCAACGGCGGCATCATCGTACCCCCGGAGGGATACTGGCAGCGGGTCCGGCGTCTCTGCGACCGCTACGGCATCCTGCTTATCTTTGACGAGGTGCAAACAGCGATGAACCGCACCGGACGCTGGTTTGGGTCGGAACACTGGGACACCATCCCGGATATTGTGACGATGGCCAAGGCGCTCGGTAACGGGCTGCCCATCGCTGCGGTGATGGCCACAGACGCCATCGCGCAAGCGTACACGCGCCCCGGGGCCGCAACGTTCGGCGCGAATCCGGTTTCATGCGCCGCAGCGCTTGCCACGCTTGAGTTTCATGAGCGGGAGCGGCTGGGCGAGAGAGCGTTGCGCCTGGGCGCGGAGTTTCGGGAGGGGCTGGAGCAACTCGCCCGGGCTTGGCCTTGTCTGACGCGCGTGCGCGGCAAGGGCATGATGACCGGCGTCGATGTCGTGGCCGGCGGGGGGGAGGCGGACGGCGCCCGCTGTGACGCGGTCCTGGAATTATTGAAGGACCTGGGCTTTCTGGCGGGCAAGACGGGCCGGGACCGCAACACGCTGACCTTCATGCCGCCCCTGGTCGTCGAGGCGGCGGATCTGCAGCGGTTGCTCGACGCGGTCAATCGGGCAGTCCGGGAAACGAAGAAATAG
- a CDS encoding U32 family peptidase: MNADEHGQTQAASGASTLNPAEVIRSLQRRTELLAPAGRFEVLEAVLEAGADAVYVSGKRFQMRAHRADFHFDDEALRRAASLVHERGKHLYVTVNVILGNHEVGEARDFMRFLDSLWVDGIIICDLATLRIAGELGLRGELHASTMMNVHDLDQTLMLRDLGVRRVVTSRDISIREAGLLSERSGVAVEYFLHGDMCVAQSGQCSMSGLVFGKSANRGECMKPCRWEYELVNLREGASTGPLRAGHLMALRDLALLRNIPELVEAGIWSLKIEGRMRDAVYLSHLVRLYRDALDSYYAMPSAWAPDSGLLERLFRERVREISSLACTGAPSSAAFFDISGKREPLMLSNGAREASIASIQFPIAGAKALPRSAPALTVCVGSVEATREALDAGADRIWLAAETPQYREAHWTPDTFREASLLVAARGAPLGIRTPRVTGAGARAAWRGLVALCADIEVRYVLVHHLGTLKRAREDLPRAAIVADYGFNVLNVPAAQALCAWGASAVTPGVEAGFQDVSMLVRESGVPVELLAHGPVAGMLVDHCMIALHLSRSGSMDVCRGPCKHAAFALRDRTGEIRHIIADQHCRNHVLAARDLAVLPEIDAFLGLNAASLRIEAQWYEPGMAGKVTRAYRAALDRWSAGETPAAPPPEEWTALMASGPRPWNYGGYAQHVSKSASTAAVMRGLLS, translated from the coding sequence ATGAACGCAGACGAACACGGACAGACACAGGCAGCATCAGGCGCTTCGACCTTGAATCCCGCGGAGGTCATACGCTCGTTGCAGCGCCGCACCGAGCTGCTTGCGCCCGCGGGACGTTTCGAAGTTCTGGAAGCGGTTCTCGAGGCGGGAGCGGACGCGGTCTATGTCAGCGGAAAGCGGTTTCAGATGCGCGCGCACCGCGCGGATTTTCACTTCGACGATGAGGCGTTGCGCCGCGCCGCTTCTCTCGTGCACGAGCGCGGCAAACATCTGTACGTCACGGTGAACGTGATTCTGGGGAATCATGAGGTGGGGGAAGCGCGTGACTTCATGCGGTTTCTCGACTCTCTGTGGGTGGACGGCATTATCATTTGCGATTTGGCGACCTTGCGCATTGCCGGCGAACTGGGTCTGCGCGGGGAACTGCACGCGAGCACGATGATGAACGTGCACGACCTTGACCAGACCCTCATGCTTCGCGACTTAGGTGTGCGCCGCGTGGTGACTTCGCGCGACATCAGCATCCGGGAGGCCGGTCTGCTCAGTGAGCGTAGCGGGGTCGCGGTCGAGTATTTTCTCCACGGCGATATGTGCGTCGCGCAGTCGGGCCAGTGCTCCATGAGCGGCCTCGTGTTCGGCAAGAGCGCGAATCGCGGTGAGTGCATGAAGCCCTGCCGCTGGGAGTATGAATTGGTTAACCTGCGCGAGGGCGCGTCCACGGGGCCCCTGCGCGCCGGCCATCTGATGGCGCTGCGCGACCTCGCGCTGTTGCGCAACATCCCCGAACTTGTGGAGGCCGGCATCTGGTCACTCAAGATCGAAGGCCGGATGCGTGACGCGGTCTACCTGAGTCATCTGGTCCGGCTCTACCGGGATGCGCTCGATAGCTACTACGCGATGCCGTCCGCCTGGGCGCCGGACAGTGGCCTGCTGGAGCGGCTCTTCCGCGAGCGGGTGCGCGAGATTTCGTCGCTTGCATGCACGGGCGCGCCATCCAGCGCGGCGTTTTTCGATATCTCCGGGAAGCGGGAACCGCTTATGCTCTCGAACGGGGCGCGGGAGGCGTCCATCGCGTCAATTCAATTCCCAATCGCTGGCGCGAAAGCATTGCCGCGTTCGGCGCCCGCACTGACCGTGTGTGTCGGCAGTGTCGAGGCGACCAGAGAGGCCCTGGACGCGGGGGCGGACCGCATCTGGTTGGCCGCTGAAACGCCGCAGTATCGGGAGGCACATTGGACGCCCGATACGTTCCGCGAAGCTTCGTTGCTGGTCGCGGCGCGAGGCGCCCCGCTCGGAATCCGCACGCCGCGCGTTACGGGCGCGGGCGCGCGGGCAGCGTGGCGCGGGCTGGTCGCGCTATGCGCGGACATCGAGGTGCGTTATGTACTCGTGCATCATCTGGGTACATTGAAGCGTGCCCGTGAAGATCTGCCCCGGGCCGCCATCGTGGCCGACTACGGGTTCAACGTGCTGAATGTGCCCGCGGCGCAGGCGCTGTGCGCGTGGGGTGCGTCCGCCGTCACTCCGGGAGTCGAAGCGGGTTTTCAGGACGTGTCCATGCTGGTGCGCGAAAGCGGAGTGCCCGTGGAATTGCTGGCGCATGGTCCCGTCGCGGGCATGCTGGTCGACCACTGCATGATCGCGCTGCACTTGTCGCGCTCCGGCAGCATGGACGTCTGCCGGGGACCCTGCAAACATGCCGCATTCGCATTGCGGGACCGGACGGGCGAAATCCGTCATATCATCGCGGATCAACACTGCAGAAACCATGTGCTTGCCGCGCGTGACTTGGCCGTCTTGCCGGAGATTGACGCCTTCCTGGGGTTGAACGCGGCGTCGCTGCGGATAGAGGCGCAATGGTACGAGCCCGGCATGGCTGGCAAGGTGACGCGGGCCTACCGGGCGGCCTTGGACCGCTGGTCAGCGGGAGAAACGCCCGCCGCGCCTCCGCCCGAGGAGTGGACCGCGTTGATGGCCTCGGGACCGCGTCCCTGGAATTATGGCGGGTATGCGCAGCACGTTTCCAAGTCCGCCTCCACCGCCGCCGTAATGCGAGGTCTCTTGTCATGA
- the rsgA gene encoding ribosome small subunit-dependent GTPase A has product MPKKKKKRQNVRTRDWSEKHEFAFTHDRVKHRRAVASVSDAAPQAPLPTSFEPNAVVIAHTKKWAFVQLEGAERLCKIDERLLEEDATLLAPGDHVLVEFDAAEVFVRGVAPRRNRLSRPAPGSSRVREQVLAANVDLLLVVASAAQPPFRAGLVDRYLIASQVCAVPPMLCVNKMDLTASAPGEVDAYRELGIPVFLTSCTAGLGIEEVRAALRCKTAVLSGHSGVGKSSLLNAMDPNLRLVTEEVIPVTGRGRHATTSARLYELAGDIRVIDTPGIREMGLWGVSAQEVAYYFPELAEAARGCRFRNCTHTHEPDCAVRIAVACGQVPKIRFDSYVRIRASLEEDKAPGGG; this is encoded by the coding sequence ATGCCAAAGAAAAAGAAAAAACGGCAGAACGTGCGCACGCGCGATTGGAGCGAAAAGCACGAGTTTGCTTTCACGCACGACCGTGTCAAGCACCGTCGCGCCGTGGCCAGCGTGTCCGACGCCGCGCCGCAGGCCCCGTTACCCACTTCGTTCGAACCAAACGCGGTTGTCATCGCGCACACGAAGAAATGGGCTTTCGTACAGCTTGAGGGCGCTGAACGGCTGTGCAAGATAGACGAGCGGCTCCTGGAAGAGGACGCGACGCTGCTGGCTCCGGGCGACCACGTGCTTGTCGAATTCGATGCGGCGGAGGTTTTCGTGCGCGGCGTCGCGCCGCGCCGCAACCGTCTCAGCCGGCCCGCGCCGGGCTCGTCTCGGGTCCGGGAACAGGTGCTCGCCGCGAATGTCGATTTGCTGCTCGTCGTGGCCTCGGCGGCGCAACCGCCTTTCCGGGCGGGCCTTGTGGACCGTTACCTGATCGCTTCGCAGGTCTGCGCCGTGCCGCCCATGTTGTGCGTGAACAAGATGGACCTGACGGCATCGGCGCCCGGCGAGGTCGACGCCTACCGCGAACTGGGGATACCCGTCTTCCTGACCAGTTGCACGGCGGGTCTCGGCATTGAGGAGGTCCGCGCTGCGCTGCGCTGTAAGACCGCAGTGCTCTCGGGGCACAGCGGTGTGGGCAAGTCGTCCCTCTTAAACGCGATGGACCCGAACCTGCGGCTTGTGACCGAAGAAGTGATCCCGGTCACGGGCAGGGGCAGACATGCGACCACAAGCGCTCGTCTCTACGAATTAGCCGGAGACATTCGCGTTATTGATACCCCAGGTATCCGCGAGATGGGGCTTTGGGGCGTTTCGGCCCAGGAAGTCGCATACTATTTCCCGGAACTGGCCGAAGCCGCGCGCGGATGCCGTTTCCGCAATTGCACGCATACGCATGAACCGGATTGCGCCGTCCGGATCGCCGTCGCGTGCGGGCAGGTCCCGAAAATACGCTTTGATTCCTACGTGCGCATTCGCGCATCCCTTGAAGAGGATAAGGCGCCAGGAGGGGGGTAA
- a CDS encoding class I SAM-dependent methyltransferase codes for MRVLEIGAGTGNETAAFLRAHPCALTAVEPSSNMLSYGRAKPLPVRWVRGSAEALPFARRTFDFVYASYVLHHVRDLDALMTECTGVLRRGCAAFVTVSQGAIHRHVMNGYFPSLEAIDCARFQPIPDIEAAMREAGLRDVRSEDSASPPRNVDADYIEKVADQFISTYALLPRAEFADGLARLREDVLQRGRNLRIVREATLVWGYR; via the coding sequence GTGCGCGTGCTCGAAATCGGCGCGGGCACCGGTAACGAAACGGCGGCATTTCTCCGCGCGCACCCGTGCGCGCTGACGGCGGTCGAGCCGTCTTCCAACATGCTTTCGTACGGTCGTGCGAAACCGCTGCCGGTCCGTTGGGTCCGGGGTTCCGCGGAAGCGCTTCCTTTTGCGCGGCGCACGTTCGATTTCGTGTACGCGAGTTACGTGCTCCATCACGTGCGCGACCTGGACGCGCTGATGACCGAGTGCACGGGGGTGTTGCGGCGTGGTTGCGCGGCGTTTGTCACCGTGTCGCAGGGAGCCATTCATCGCCATGTCATGAACGGGTATTTTCCCAGTCTTGAGGCTATCGATTGCGCCCGCTTCCAGCCGATTCCGGATATCGAGGCCGCCATGCGCGAGGCCGGGCTGCGGGATGTCCGGTCTGAAGACAGTGCGTCGCCGCCGCGCAATGTGGACGCGGACTACATAGAAAAGGTCGCGGACCAGTTCATCTCTACGTATGCCCTGCTGCCGCGCGCGGAATTCGCCGATGGGCTCGCCCGCCTGCGCGAGGACGTGCTGCAGCGCGGACGGAACCTGCGCATCGTTCGCGAAGCCACGCTGGTTTGGGGCTATCGCTGA